In Acidicapsa ligni, a single window of DNA contains:
- a CDS encoding TolC family protein — protein MNKTPFILIALLLPLAASPLYSQSVKQASSSPEGSTADRVKPLSLPDAPFPRGSFVLPPNPDAGHIPVPHTALSVDHEYDLVELIDIAERENPETRIAWERARNVAIGEGIAASTYLPVITANVLGGYQGVNGQSSTLGATVHGSANVFGSVEAVSIGWLLFDFGGRKNIVGAAKKMTDASNIAFTGAHQQVIYSVSIAYYAYVAAVERHKTAMEALTNASEIEAAAEARYNHGEGTVIETAQTRNLTAQERFSVVNSQGAEQQAYATLLAAMGVSPLVTIRIAPVMHHALSTDDLAPVDQIVSDALTRRPDVLAGYSTLQASQASVKVAEAQNRPKIFLAGTGAYVSGQLGLTAVPPIGEQLPTLNITGNQWNGTILMGMSIPIFDAHRRANAIRQAKNDEDKAATTLDQIRLNAMREIVSAQIALRTSLAANDAALVLKSAAQTSYDATLDSYKQGVGTVTATVDAETHLFQAELAEDDAYTSALSAAATIAFATGTLGAAPR, from the coding sequence ATGAATAAAACTCCCTTCATCCTGATTGCACTCCTGCTTCCGCTCGCTGCGTCTCCACTCTATTCGCAGAGCGTGAAACAGGCCTCATCATCGCCTGAGGGCTCTACTGCAGATCGAGTAAAACCACTGAGCCTTCCGGATGCGCCATTCCCTCGTGGAAGTTTTGTACTGCCGCCGAATCCAGATGCAGGGCACATACCTGTGCCTCACACTGCGCTTTCCGTGGATCATGAATACGATCTGGTGGAGTTGATAGACATTGCCGAACGAGAAAACCCGGAGACACGGATAGCGTGGGAGAGAGCCCGCAACGTGGCTATCGGTGAGGGCATTGCGGCGAGCACCTACTTGCCCGTTATCACCGCCAATGTGCTTGGGGGATATCAAGGCGTGAACGGTCAGAGCAGCACTCTTGGGGCCACCGTTCATGGTTCTGCCAATGTGTTTGGCAGCGTGGAGGCTGTGTCGATAGGGTGGCTTCTCTTCGACTTCGGTGGAAGGAAGAACATTGTCGGTGCAGCTAAAAAAATGACCGATGCGTCTAACATCGCATTCACTGGCGCCCATCAACAAGTTATCTATTCTGTTTCAATTGCCTACTATGCGTATGTCGCGGCGGTAGAGCGTCATAAGACCGCAATGGAGGCGCTGACGAACGCGAGTGAAATTGAGGCTGCTGCTGAAGCACGTTACAACCACGGCGAAGGCACGGTTATTGAAACCGCCCAGACTCGCAACTTGACTGCACAAGAGCGATTCTCTGTGGTGAATAGCCAAGGGGCAGAGCAGCAGGCGTATGCGACGTTGCTTGCTGCAATGGGTGTATCGCCGCTGGTGACGATCCGGATTGCGCCAGTGATGCATCATGCGCTCTCCACTGACGATCTCGCGCCGGTCGATCAGATTGTCAGTGACGCGTTGACTCGCCGTCCGGATGTGCTTGCAGGCTACAGCACGCTGCAGGCAAGTCAGGCCTCCGTGAAAGTCGCTGAGGCCCAGAACCGCCCGAAGATTTTCTTAGCGGGTACAGGCGCTTATGTGAGCGGCCAACTCGGACTCACCGCAGTTCCTCCTATCGGAGAGCAGCTACCGACTCTGAACATCACCGGCAATCAATGGAATGGAACGATTTTGATGGGAATGTCGATTCCGATCTTTGACGCTCACCGGCGTGCCAATGCAATTCGTCAGGCGAAGAACGACGAGGATAAAGCCGCAACAACTCTTGATCAGATACGCCTGAATGCCATGCGAGAGATTGTGTCTGCACAGATTGCGCTGCGCACCAGCCTGGCTGCAAACGATGCGGCGCTCGTGTTGAAATCCGCCGCGCAGACGTCCTATGACGCGACGCTGGATTCCTACAAGCAGGGAGTCGGCACAGTGACAGCAACTGTCGATGCCGAGACACATCTTTTTCAAGCAGAGCTTGCCGAGGATGATGCCTACACGTCTGCTTTATCTGCTGCGGCCACAATTGCTTTTGCGACGGGAACTCTCGGAGCGGCTCCCAGGTGA
- a CDS encoding patatin-like phospholipase family protein yields the protein MRPLNSMRSKSRMWKAAVCVALSIVGLYTPAANAQAANAQAASAQAAHGADDHNVPEAATPAITPATGRPRIGLALEGGGALGIAHVGVLLWLHEHRIPVDEVTGTSMGALIGSLVASGHSAEEIEHLAADTNFNDLFTLKPSMSDLSFRRRADQNELPQAISIGLRHGTPSIGNALIADGELNAFLGRQLSAYNSENLDFDALPIPFRCVATNLTTLQPAVFRSGSLPFAVRASISIPGVFPPVRSGQDLLVDGAIMDNLPTDVLRSELHAQIVISVYLGDSPFPEQDATSLVGIFARTLAAGTSGNVRLNRSRADIEIAPELDSFSVTDYKKAKALIKAGYDATEKQRAKLLPLAISESDWQVYQAALTAKLRRPPAYIRVASVSGPDSSVSAHVAAVAKQLQDHPFKPEQAEAVVATVRGNGALDAYYETFQSSAAGSNTGGGSSGLPDDGVKIYWDKKVDGPPYLLLGTEVMAATSNVTSSIFDIRFVDQNFGGYGSELRSDVRIGYLTQVGTEYYKPLGASRLFVQPSVQLLREPVYLWDDQKRVSERFLQHAGGGLDLGVAVSQNLQASLEYRASTIRWKLVSGTDFSPTPQLSGRVESAAAHFVYTTRTAAIASPHGAHVDFTIGHLFDTSASADAPFSKLSARQSFTFARANLISLSTEVNTYFRNNVADPLRFTLGGPLRLYASSIDEYRGTDTELVRAIYLRRIASLPTGIGQGVYLTGGYEQGNVWSPEHPAIFRQDGFGGVLLSTPVGAITFGGAVGDEDHRKIFFTFGKLF from the coding sequence ATGCGGCCATTGAATAGTATGCGTTCAAAAAGCAGGATGTGGAAGGCCGCCGTGTGCGTTGCGCTGTCCATCGTTGGTCTATACACTCCGGCCGCGAATGCGCAAGCTGCAAATGCTCAAGCAGCGAGTGCTCAAGCCGCGCATGGAGCTGATGACCATAACGTGCCGGAAGCAGCAACACCAGCCATAACGCCGGCGACTGGCAGGCCGCGGATTGGCCTCGCTCTCGAAGGAGGAGGCGCTCTTGGCATTGCTCATGTCGGCGTTCTCCTGTGGCTGCATGAGCATCGCATCCCTGTCGATGAAGTTACAGGGACAAGCATGGGTGCCCTGATTGGCTCGCTGGTCGCTTCAGGACATTCAGCCGAAGAGATTGAACACCTGGCAGCCGATACAAATTTCAACGATCTCTTTACATTGAAGCCTTCCATGAGCGATCTCAGCTTCAGGAGACGCGCAGATCAAAATGAGTTGCCTCAGGCTATTTCGATAGGCCTGCGCCACGGAACACCATCGATCGGAAACGCGCTGATAGCAGACGGCGAATTGAATGCATTTCTTGGTCGGCAACTGAGTGCTTATAACAGCGAGAATCTGGACTTTGATGCATTGCCCATTCCGTTTCGATGCGTCGCGACAAACCTCACGACATTGCAGCCTGCGGTGTTTCGCTCCGGATCCCTTCCATTCGCCGTACGCGCCTCCATCTCGATTCCAGGAGTGTTTCCCCCTGTGCGGAGTGGCCAGGATCTCCTGGTTGACGGAGCGATTATGGATAATCTGCCGACAGATGTGCTCCGTAGCGAACTGCATGCTCAGATTGTCATTTCTGTGTATCTCGGCGACTCCCCATTTCCAGAGCAGGATGCAACTTCCCTCGTGGGAATCTTTGCGCGCACGTTAGCGGCAGGGACAAGCGGGAATGTGCGATTGAATCGTTCTCGCGCAGATATCGAGATTGCTCCCGAATTGGACAGCTTCTCGGTGACGGATTACAAAAAGGCGAAAGCTCTCATCAAAGCCGGGTACGACGCGACGGAGAAGCAGCGAGCCAAGCTACTTCCGTTAGCAATATCGGAGTCTGATTGGCAGGTCTACCAAGCTGCGCTTACGGCGAAGCTGAGGCGTCCACCAGCTTATATCCGAGTGGCGAGTGTGTCAGGTCCGGACTCATCGGTATCTGCGCATGTGGCCGCGGTTGCGAAGCAGTTACAGGATCATCCCTTTAAGCCAGAACAGGCCGAGGCCGTTGTCGCGACTGTGAGAGGTAACGGAGCGCTGGATGCATATTATGAAACCTTCCAGAGTTCGGCAGCGGGATCGAACACTGGTGGCGGGAGCTCTGGTCTGCCCGATGACGGGGTAAAGATTTACTGGGACAAAAAAGTAGACGGACCACCTTACCTGTTGTTGGGCACAGAAGTCATGGCGGCGACTTCGAATGTTACCAGCAGCATTTTCGACATTCGTTTCGTCGATCAAAACTTCGGCGGCTACGGTTCAGAACTGCGTTCGGATGTTCGCATTGGATACCTCACGCAAGTGGGCACCGAATACTACAAGCCGCTGGGTGCCTCAAGATTGTTCGTTCAACCGAGCGTGCAGCTTCTTCGGGAGCCAGTGTATCTCTGGGATGACCAGAAGCGAGTGTCGGAGCGATTCCTTCAGCACGCAGGTGGCGGCTTGGATCTCGGCGTGGCAGTAAGCCAAAACTTGCAGGCATCGCTGGAGTATCGGGCATCGACGATCCGGTGGAAGCTAGTCAGCGGAACAGACTTTAGCCCCACGCCGCAGCTCTCAGGACGTGTGGAGAGCGCGGCAGCGCATTTTGTCTACACCACGAGGACTGCAGCAATTGCGTCGCCCCACGGCGCCCACGTGGATTTCACGATAGGTCATCTTTTTGACACTTCAGCGAGCGCAGACGCACCCTTTTCTAAACTGAGTGCGAGGCAGTCGTTTACATTCGCACGCGCCAATCTCATCAGTCTCTCGACTGAGGTGAATACATACTTTCGCAACAATGTGGCAGACCCTCTGCGTTTTACGCTTGGCGGACCCCTGCGCCTCTACGCATCGTCAATCGATGAATATCGCGGCACGGATACAGAACTCGTACGAGCGATTTATCTGCGACGCATCGCCTCGCTCCCGACGGG